One Trachemys scripta elegans isolate TJP31775 unplaced genomic scaffold, CAS_Tse_1.0 scaffold_28, whole genome shotgun sequence genomic window carries:
- the LOC117870483 gene encoding protein S100-A16-like — MGQSLQPEPSGERSGGRKPAETAGEGSELERGLCVIVDSFYRYAEGPPGAKALDQAAFQNLLSNELSHQLTNTEVKAAVTRTFEKLDANKDQKISFDEYWQLIAWICQVIRRRDYNE, encoded by the exons ATGGGGCAGAGTTTGCAGCCGGAGCCGTCCGGGGAGAGGAGCG GTGGAAGGAAGCCGGCTGAGACGGCCGGGGAGGGGTCTGAGCTGGAACGCGGCCTCTGTGTGATTGTGGACAGCTTCTACAGATACGCCGAGGGCCCGCCTGGAGCGAAGGCGCTGGACCAGGCGGCTTTCCAGAACCTGCTCAGCAACGAGCTGAGCCATCAGCTCACG AACACAGAGGTCAAGGCGGCCGTGACGCGCACGTTTGAGAAGTTAGATGCCAACAAAGACCAGAAAATCTCCTTCGACGAATACTGGCAACTCATCGCCTGGATTTGCCAAGTGATCCGGCGCCGCGATTATAATGAGTAG
- the LOC117870465 gene encoding C-type lectin domain family 2 member E-like isoform X5 has translation MDPESQRAAASEIELLRVQHAPQGLQERGETEERFNCSGGAERGPGSNHTLRKWASRQVPIPAVVLAAVTVIMLITIITIAALAELLRVEKSKPPVAAPGPPAGPCCPDGWIGYRGKCYYFSETDGNWTYSQSQCSALNASLAAIDSEQEKLNR, from the exons ATGGATCCTGAATCGCAGAGAGCTGCAGCCAGTGAGATAGAGCTGCTCAGAGTCCAGCATGCCCCCCAGGGACTCCAAGAGAGAGGAGAGACGGAGGAGCGCTTTAACTGCAGTGGAGGTGCGGAGAGAG GCCCTGGGTCTAACCACACGCTCAGGAAATGGGCTTCCCGTCAAGTCCCAATCCCAGCTGTCGTCCTCGCTGCAGTCACAGTTATTATGTTGATCACCATCATCACTATCGCTGCTTTAGCAGAACTGTTAAGAG TGGAAAAATCCAAACCACCTGTGGCTGCTCCGGGCccccctgctgggccctgctGCCCGGACGGCTGGATCGGGTACCGAGGGAAATGCTATTATTTCTCAGAGACTGACGGGAACTGGACCTACAGCCAGAGCCAGTGCTCTGCACTCAACGCCTCCCTGGCCGCGATCGACAGTGAGCAGGAAAAG